CACTGTTACCCCTAATGCTCCCAGCTTAGCTGCTTCGTCTCGTCGTCTCGCAGTCGTAGTCGGCAGCAGTAGGCGGAGAGAGTCGCAGAGAGGCAAGCGGAGGCTGCGTCGCAGCAACTCGCGCCTCGATCCCACGAACCCCCACCCGGAAGGAGAATCATCTTTGTTTCTGGAGAAAAGGGAAATCTTTATTCTGAGGGGCTCATTGGTTCATCTCCTCCTTTGCCTTGCTGATTGCCTCTGTTGGAGCTGcagagggagaggggaggacGAATCAGGAAGGTGTTTGCAGGTTGGCTGGCTATCTTGTTTCCTCTGTTTGGTACTTCTCGCATCGGGGGGGTGTGGTTTCGGTTCTTGGGCATCCGCGTGATCTGATGAGGGGTGTCGGTTCTTGGAGGGATTTGGTCGATCTCGCCTGTGCGGCGGGCGGGGTTTCTTTGTCCCGGTCAAGGCGACTCCTTTGCCGATTCGGCCCTCTGTGGGATTACTCACTCGCCAATTCGGGGATTAGCCCTTCGTCAGATCATTTCTGGGGATTTTTAGGTGATTAGAAGCGAATTCGCCGTCCGGGTTTGTCGGCCCGGGGGTTCGAGCCGCTTCCTTGATTTCTTGTGGAACTGCATTGATTGGTACGGCCAACTGGAGTGATGCTTCCCAATTTATTTCAAAGAAAGTAAACGATGATGCCTAATCCGGTGTTCTTGCTGCTGTCCTTTGCTGTTTTATTGCCTCTGCTGCGCGGCTACTGGTGAACCGTCAGCAGAGAATCTTCCTGCGAGGCCGCATTCATCTCGTCTCGTATGCCTGTTATTGCAAGCCCAGCATTTGGTTTattgctaaactttaatccggGACTTGTTCTTCTGCAGGACAGTGGGTACAGCGGCAGTTATTGTTCCATCTTATCTGCTGCAGCAAGTGGAAGCCAAGGGTTTACCAAGGGCTAGGAGAGTATGGGAAGAAGCGGCTATCAAGTCTGAGGCTTAGCTTGGCACATCAGTTTGGCGGTATGTGCttctttgtgtcatgagatgctTTTGTTCATATTGTTTATGCAGCAAGATGTGATCTTTCCCCCTTGTGAGCATGTAATGGTTATATGTGCAGCAATTAGATGTGTATTTGCTGCTTAATTTGCAGGCATGTACAAGAACCAGCTCCAGGAGCTTGCTCAGAGGAGCTGCTTCAATCTACCGTCCTATGCGTGCATCCGGGAGGGACCAGATCATGCACCCCGGTTTAAGGCCACAGTTAATTTCAATGGAGAGACATTTGAGAGCCCAGTGTTTTGTTCTACTTTGCGGCAGGCAGAGCATGCGGCGGCTGAGGTAGCGCTCAATGAGTTATCAAAAAGGGGGCCTTCATCAACACTGGCCGCCAAAGTTCTGGTTAGTTTTGTTGATGCCTCTGGAAACCTATCCTCCATTGAAATCGTTGTATGTTGCTTGTATGGACAGTCTCCTTTTGCAAATCCTAGCAAGAGAAATCTGTAGACCAACAGCTCAGAAGAATGCTCGCCTTGCATCTTACTGTAATTTGTAACTGTAGGATGTGCTAAACAATACCCTTGCTTGCCTGCTTGGTTACTACCAAAGTTTAGTAGCATGCAGATGATCTCAACTTGCATCTTTGCTGGCTATCAATCACTAGCTACCACATGCATAATCATCACAGAACTATATAATCATCCTAGAGAATCTTTTTCATTCACTCTTTAAGGCACTGGAGGTGGAAATCAAAGATTTTTAGCTCTTGATTTTGTGAAGTCATGTTTCTGCAGGTTAGCTGTGGTGCAGTACTATATGTTTGAGAAGGGCTAGGCACCCAGCCCTTGTTGCAATCTATCTTTTGCTATGCATATGCTTCTTCCAGCTGACTTTTTTTTGTCTGGTTCTAAGACAGAAGATGGATAAGTTCCAATGGACATTGCAGTCATGTAGAATTATTGTCCATGTCAAGCTGATGAGTGTTCTTGGCATAGGCTAAATATTTGACCACTTAGCATTCTAGATTAGAATTGCTACATACCATCCCCGTTTCTtctattaaaatattttttcatgTTAAGTCAAAACtcgctgaatactagtatgtcaGCCTTTATATATTCCATAAACAAGACTGTAAAATTTTTACTATTTGTGTTGCCCATGGACATTTGTAAAGTGTCATGGATGTGAGTTGTAAGCCTGCCTTTTCCTCAAGTCAAAGAACAATCAATTTCATCTGGTTTGCGGATATGTGTCAGACACTGCCAAATCCCAATGCAGAGTATATTAACAGTTCACTATTCTTGACAATTCCTACTGCAATAAGTCAAATTGGGAGTTGTTATTTATGATGGATTGGTTGGGAAGGTGCAGTTCTTTTATGATGTGTGATGTTGACTTGCAAGTTGTCCCATCCCCATTGCCTGATTTTGCAGCAAGTACAATTCAAGTGGTTGAAATTTCAAGGTGGCATGTTTGTGATACTTTTTCTCCGCATATACATCAATAGTCAATAGTTTTGTCATTGATGTCGTCTGCATTTCAGTATTTGGATTGGTAATTGGACAAAATTTTCGTCCCATCCTCATTGCCTTGCAGTAAGTATGATTCAAGTGGTTGAAATTTCAAGGTAGCATATTTGTGAACTTTTTCCCCAATACTTATTTCATTGATGCCATCTTGATTTCAGTATTTGGATTGGGGGTTAGATTACCTTTGTGCTTACTGCTACTTAATATGTTCCCTACTTTACAATTCAATTGTAATGGGCATGTGTGCTACAAGGTAACCTCTTGAGGAATGCTGTTGAAGTCGAGGTGCTAACACTGTTTACTCCACAGGATGAAACCGGGATATACAAGAATCTACTTCAGGAGACTGCTCATCGAGCTGGCTTAAAACTTCCAGTGTACACTACTGTTAGATCGGGGCCAGGTCACACACCTGTGTTCACATGCACAGTGGAGTTGGCAGGAAAGACATTTACTGGCAATCCTGGCAAGACCAAGAAGCAAGCTCAAAAAAATGCTGCAATGGCTGCCTGGTCTGAACTAAAGCAACGTGAGTACCTTTACCAGCTCCAGTTCGTTGATGCATGATTTTTTCATGCATCGGTCATGCCTTCCATTGCATTTTTTTAGGGCACAACTTTGGTAAGAATAGTTTTTAAGCTTTTCTTGAATGCAAGAACACAAGAAAGTCATCGCATATTTTACAAAATCATCATATCTGCTATCCATAATTGTGCACAGAGAAATTTCTTATTTATTGTAACTTAATATGTTTGCTGACTATTAAATTTCTTGTTCCTAACAGTGCCCCGGGTAGGTGAGCCGTCGTCCTCATCATGTCCATCTGATCAGGATGATGAGGAGCACGAACAGGCCATAGTTACTCGTACTCTTGCAAGCTTGAACCTGGCAAATGGCGGCAAGACGCTACATCAAAAGGAAAAACAGCAAAGCAATAACCGTCCATCATCACGAAGATCTTATGCTAAACCAAACCCGTCGTCATACCGATCACATTTACCAAACCAGGCTTATCCTAGTGTTCCACCGGAGCAAGCAATGTACCATATGTGGCACCAGGTGCAAGCAACACAACCAGCACCTCGTTTTCCAATGGTACCATCTCTGGGTAATACGAGGttcccaccagcagcagctttGCTCTCCATGTACACCTCACCTCGGGGGCAATTTGCCACAACTGCCTGCCAAGATGGAGTAGGTCTTCTTCCATGTTTTCCTGAAGCTGCTCCTGGCCTCCCAAGGTACTTCTCGCCTTACCCTGTCACCTTTGTGCCAAGAAGTCCTTTGCCAGCTACTGTTCCCAAAATTCATGAGAGAAGGCAAGATCATGCTGAAACAGTTGAGTTTCCTGATGCCGCTGTCTTCTCCCAATATGGTGATCAGCACAAGTTTCAAGGGAAAGAAGACTGTACTGGGACTAGTGCTTCCCCTTGTCCTCGCAGTGGCTCAAGCTCCACCGCACATCCATCTTTACAGAAGCGGGATCcgaatgaagaaaaagaaacttTGGGCAGTAAGCATGCAGAGCCAAATAAGTCCCAAGGACAACAGCCAAAGTCGTCACCATCTTGGGTTAACCCTTCTATTCCAGCCCATGGTTCTATCCAGCGAAAGCATTATACTAGCTCTGTTCAGCATGATGATCCTCCTCAAACGAGTCGGTCTTCGTTACCAGAATTGTGGTCTTCCCGCTCACCAGCTGCGCCCAGATCTGGAGCAGCAGTTCCTGTAAACTCACCAGTTTCGGGATACCAGCAGCGACACCCTTGGCTGGCTGCCTCTGTTACAGTCAGAACTGCAGTTCCAGTGTGTTCAGCTAGGCCGAATGCGGTGAATACACCTGGTGAAGCAGCTCGAGTACGACCCATTGCCCAGAACTGCTTGGACCCAGAAACTCCCAGGAATACGAATAATGGAGAAAGAGCCCCGAACAGCGAGCTCTGAACTCAGTAAGCTCCATGTCTGAGCCACAGTTTTGGTTCTGCTGAGCTTTAGTTAGGTCTGCCACTTGGCAGCATCTCAGTTTTTGTTCctcctttttcccttctcaTTTTTTCCCCTGTGTTTTAGTTAGATTCTGAATTCTTGTAAGAATTGTGTGGTAGGAGTCGGTCTCCGCACCGCTTTTAGATTCTACGGATAAACTTCCTCCTTGTCAAGATAAGTGAACGAGTTATAATATAGATAGTGCGTACAGTTTTTTCCTCGTGTGCTGAATgttgatgttttttttctttctttcccaaTGTTGACAGGATGCTGAATTTTTGCTTGGGGGTTCAGTTTGCATCTCTATATATAAATCCTCAGAGACCGGATAATAAACAAAGGCTAGCATGATGCAACAAGGgcagttttttttcccttttggaATCTCACGGTCCTTCACACCACACACATTTGCGTCATATTTATATGCATGACGCTTTTGCCCGATTTTAAGTCAAACTTTAAAATATGACTACCAATAGCTTTTAAAATATTTAGTTTGAAAACATAAAGACCATGTATGCCTAAATCCTTCTCTCCATTAATGTTGAAAACAAACCGGCCGAACCCTCGTATCAGTACATCACAACCAAAAATTCCTAAGCATGGCATGCATTGTATATATGCATCTGCTTAGTAATTCTTTTAAGATTGAAAGCCAAATTGGGAGACTGGTACGGTCTAAACCCCCAAAAAATAACCCCTTTTTGCCATTGAGAGTGGTACCAAGAGACTGCTTGAGTTACTCTAAGCTCTTACAAATGTGGTTTAAGAAAAGATTGTTGCCAAGTTCGCTAGACAGCTGGAAACGTGGTTTCGTAgtggtgtgtttggttttggtgtCGATGTGGGTTGCAACGGGTTCGACCCCCGTTTGGTTGGAAATGCATTTGAGTTGGGTTGGACCTAGGAGAGAATATTCCTCCCAGATGCGGATCGAATGCATCCgtccaaaacgagcggacgcaaTCAACTCACAGCCGCCtcggccgctgccgcctcccgcCACCCTCCGCCCACCCCCTCCCGCCGGCCATGCCGCCCACCCGTCACCGCCCTCCGCTcggcccctcccgccgccctccTGCTAGCCCCGCTGCCtgcctaccgccgccgccctccgctcgCCACCCCCGTCGCCACCCTCCATGTGCCCGCCAgcccccgcccgcctccgcgcagAGAGACGCAGAGACGCAAAGAGGGGAGGCGGTGGGGGCGGGGCGAGCccgggaggaggcagcggccgcGGGCGTGCAACcgtgaggaggcggcggcagggcgagCCCAGGAGCCCGGGGGAGAAGTGGAGAAGAAGTTGGATAAAAGAATTATAGTGGATGATATTTGGGATCCACGTTCAACAATTACAAACGGTGTTAAAATAACATCCAATCGACCCGTCTCGACCCTTTCAACCAAACACGAAATGGGTTGAATCCATCCCtttcaaccaaacacgagatggaTTGGATCCAACCCACAAACGTGGAacgtcccaaaaccaaacataTGCTGGAGGAATGAAGGGTGTTTTGCATGGGCCAAGGGGAATTGAGCTATTTTAAAAGGGAACGTATATGGTGGAAACCATCTACCCCGTGCAACCTTGGAAACCATGAATCAAgaccacaagatgctaatccgATGGATAGGTTTAGTAGTGAGATTATTTTGCAGTTAAACCCCCCACCCGCCCGCTACTTTTGCATATCATGAAAAATGTGCTGCATCAAAAGTGGCCGGCGAGTGGGGAGATTAACTGCAAAATAATCCTACCACTAACACTATCCATTAAATTAGCATCTTGTCACCTTGTTCATAATTTCAATTTTAAAATGCTAGGAACCGTCTAGAAAACTATTTCCAGCCACGAGCATTTCTGGAGGAAAAAATGGTCAAAAAGAAGAGCCGAAAATCATTCCACCCGAGTCCTCGAAGGCTCGAACTTACCAAGACAGACTGATAGAGGAATCAGAGCTCTGACTCTCTGTCTCTGAGCGCGGCTCCCACCAGGCCACTACCAACCCCTCgcggtggcgtcggcggcggaggccggatcgtcgggggcggcggaggaggagatggcgtCCGTGGCTGcggcggagggcgcggcggcggcgctccgctcGGTGCTGTCGCGggcgcagcaggcggcggcgcgggcggggcgCGCGCCGGGGTCCGTGCGCGTGGTGGCGGTCAGCAAGACCAAGCCGGTGCCCGTCATCCGCGGCGTCTACGACGCTGGCCACCGCTGCTTCGGCGAGAACTACGTCCAGGAGCTCATCGACAAGGCGCCTCAGGTTGGATTGAATTGGATTGGCCTCTCTACTACCCCTCGGTTGCTCACGAGTCGCAACAACAAAATCTTTCCTTTGGTCACCTCGCTATGCGAATTGCCGATTGGAACGCTGAATCCGAGTCAGCAGCTTGTTGATTAAGCATGGCGCTGAGTCCTCGTAACTGCATCATTAGGAGATCAACAGCCGTAGGAGATAGTCTTGGTAAAACAGCGAATTGCTTATTGGAACCTGGAATTTGATACAGCAGCTTGCTAATTCCACTCGTCGAAAATTTAACTTTGTGCATTTTTGGTGGTTCTGCACTAGTCACGTGGGTATCAAAGAGTTTTTATCTTTACAGTTGTAGCTTGTGCAGAAGAATAGGTAATTTGGCATGGCTATAATTTGAGTTGCTAAGGTATCATTTCGGAATGCATTTGAACTATGCAATGGAACATATATCTTTAGGCATATCCAAATatctatttctttttccttgtttGATCCTGGAAAGTATTTACAAGCTTTGTTGGTATTCAAATACATCTTTGCTAATATGGTGGCAATACTCACAATTTGCTGTGAAAATCAATCACCATTTAAGATGAGATGATATATCAGCACCAGAGGGTATAAAATTCAGGTATCTTATTGGACATCATTTGGTCAATCACTTCCatatttttacatttttttattcTACAACAATATAGGACCAAAGATTTAGTCATAATTATCCATTAGCCACTGAGAAGTTGACAATTGTTTGTTATCTTTGGCGGATTTTTGTAAGTTTCAATGGTTCCAGCGTCTACAGCTTCAAGTTTTCATGGCTCAGGAATTCTCACTCCGCATGCTTCCTAGTCCTTGCAGTGAATGGCACATGTAACTGTCTAAACAAGTGCTCTTCTTGTTACAGCTTCCTGAGGATATCGAGTGGCACTTCATTGGGAACTTGCAAAGCAACAAAGCCAGAGCCCTACTTGGTTTGTACTACTGTCTGATATTTCTTACATGTCATTTAAGACATAGATATGTTCTATGAACATCTTTGATAATTGTTTTTCTGGTTATATGTTAGAACTCATTCAAAATACAACAATAGTGACACTACTGAAGTACATTTGATGTCTAGTCTACCAAATTGCATTTTGAATTTTCATGTGAAAAATCTGTACTTCTATGCACAGCAGTGGTCGAGGTTTCAAAAATTTTACTGTAGGCGCATCCTAGAATAACAAAGAGAACTGAGGAGCATCTGTTTTCTTGTTTATGTTAGAATCTCAATCTGAACTCCCAGTTGCTCAATTTTCGTTTGCCTAGATAGTTGTTTTACTTACACCGCACACTATTACCTATATTTACCAAAATAGTTCTAATTCTATACACACGTTGAATATCTTATGCCTTGTGGTCCAAGCTTACATTTCTTTTCGTGTTTCTTTAACCTTTAGCTGGCGTGCCAAATCTTGATATGGTTGAGAGTGTAGATGACCAGAAGGTATGTGGTCAATCTATCTTTCCTTATGTTTCATCAACTTCATTTCTTTCTGGTTTCATTGTACACTCACATTTTGGTTTCTTTCTAGAATTCTATTAAGAGGGTATGTTCGAGAAATTTTATTAAGAGGGTATCCTTTGCTGAGtcaagaaaaagggaaaacgACATTTTTCAGTCTTCATGCCTATCTTCGTCCCAGTAGGACTTGTGATTTCTAGTGAGATTTGGCCATTCATAATGTATGCTCAATCATGTTTTTATAGACTTCGTGTTTATCAAAAATAATCGAGCAAGATTTTATTGCATCATTTATTTAGGACCTAAAAAACAATAGATGGTGTCACAGTTATTTCGATAGATTTTGGTATTCTTGATCCTGCACCTGTAACCAGAATAAGTGTAATGTTCATTCTTTCAGATTGCTAGCCGTCTTGATCGTGTGGTAGCTGACTTGGGGAGAAAACCCCTTAAGATTTTGGTCCAAGTCAACACTAGTGGAGAGGAATGTGAGTACTCTAGTTTCCTTTTTCAATACAATTCTGAACCTTTTCTCTAATGTCTGTGCAATCTCTGAAGCCTGAAAAGTATTCTGTTTGGGGATGTTATGGTTGAATTTTCTGAATGTCGGAACCTGTATTCCTCATTGTTTCCAGGTTCTAGTCTTTGATAAGTGTTTGGAAGTGATACTAAGTTTGATATATGACAGTACACTTGTCCTGTCTCTTGATTGAGTATAAATCTGAAATTTTTTGTCTGTTTTGCAGCAAAATTCGGGGTAGATCCGTCAGGATGTGTGGAATTGGCTAAGCATGTCAAATTGAACTGCCCGAACCTTGTGTTTTCTGGCTTGATGACAATCGGGATGCTTGATTACTCCTCAACTCCAGAGAATTTCAAGGTAATATATACCCTGGGATACAACTTATCTGGAGTGATATGCCTGTCAGGATGCTAACATGCACGCGATTTGTTAAATTCATAGACACTGGCTAATTGCCGGAAAGAGGTTTGCAAGGAGCTTGGCATACCCGAAGAGCAATGCGAGTTGTCGATGGGCATGTCTGCTGATTTTGAGCAAGCGGTAAGAAAATATTGAGAACAGAGAAGAGATGTGATATGCCAGTAGCTGCATTACTAACAATATTTACTGTTTCCGTGTTGTCTACAGATTGAAATGGGCAGCACAAATGTAAGGGTAGGATCAACCATATTCGGTGCTAGAGAGTACCCAAAGAAGAACTAGGATGATTGTACACTCAGGTTTTGTTGTGACTGCCGCATGCACAGAACATTGAGGAGTATCCTTCAGCAGTTGCAATATTTGATAATATATGTGTGTGTGGTATGTCCCCATTTTGGCCGTCAGAAAACATTTTGACACTTCATATACCATGTGCTACAAATAAAGGCATTGGTTTGCCATTGGGCGCCTTTTTATTCAACCAATAAAGATTGCACATGAGTTGTTAATTCTGATTTCCTTGTTGCTTTTATGTCAGTATGTGTAGCACCTTCCTCACTAGTAGTGCCACGCACGGCCTGCCCTCAAAAAAATAGTATGCCTTGGCCCACAAGGCGGCCCAGCACGGTCCCGGCTTCACAGTTCctcccatctttttttttttggaaaaacatCCTCGCATCTTTATAAGCGTCAGCAAGCCCCGCAAACACGCTTCCCTATGTCCAGGGAGCTTTCCTCTCCTCGCTGGCAATCAGCAAGAAGAGCAAGAGGAACTCGCAAGAGAAGAGGAAAGAGTAAAGTGCGTTGTCAAGTCGGTCCCCAAACTCGCAAAATGGTCAATCAGGCTCCTAAACACCGTTCGGGTCTCATTAACGTCTAATCGGATGGGAAAACGCGGGATTAGCTAGCGTGGCTTTGCCACCGTGTCACCAACGTGGTCAGGAGTAGGGAAGGTATCGTTATTTTGCAGAGAAGCCCGTCaaatgctttccttctctcatTTGTACCCCACAATCCCCTGCTGCCTCTTGGTTGTTCGTCGACGAggtgggagtggcggcggctaTCGAGGGGGATCGTAGGGAGGCGGCGTAAGGATTTGCGGAGTGTGGAAGGAAGAGATCGAAGCTGGAGCAGTCCGCCACCGTGACGTGTAAGGATGGTGGCGCGATTGCAAGGGAAAGGGGAACCATAGCCCGAGTATGGTGAGTTGATCTTTGCCTCTGCCTTTAGGATCCTAGGGTTAGGAGTACTATCTCGTTTGTATAGATTGTTGTAGGAATATTTCAATTTTGGACATGAGATTGCAGATTTGGGGAAAATTCCTAGGGTTTTGGTTTTTTTGATGTGTTTGATGTTGTGGCTATTTCACTGCAATGTAGGTTCCGGTAGAGAGGAGTTCACAATTGAGATTCACCATGGTGGGTTCTTTGTTGGGTTTGGACATCTGAGGTCATATGGTGGTGAAAAACTGGACTGGTTTGATTGGATAGAGACCGATACATGATTCCCGCTTTGGTTTGAGGACTTTCTGCAGCAACTAGGATATCAAAATGATCCAAGAATCAAGTTTTATTGGTTGTTACCAGGAAGAATACTTGCTAATGGGCTGAGAATCATTGCATCAGACCATGACACCAATGTTATGACATCAGTGATCGAAAAGTGCAAGACTTTAGTAGTGTATGTTGATCATGAAGCTAGTATGGAGGATTGTCCATGGGATGATGTAGTTGCAAATCCAGTGGTAGATTTGCCAAAGGTTTTGAGTCCTCATAAGGTTGTGTATGTGGAAAATATAGCTGGTGAGAAGTTGCCATTATTTTACACTGATTTGAACAGAGGAAGAGTGTTTAGGGGCACTCAAATTCAGCCGACAACGCGACAAAATTAGTTGAAAATGTGAAAAAATTTAGAGAAATACAAACCTTGCGAGCAGGGCACTTGTAGAATATGCGGCCCTGATTCCCATTCTCATCGGTCTTCACCTCTAGCTCCAACACTGTGTGGCGGCCGCATTCATTGCAGGTGATGAGGGGCAGATGTGGCCTCTTGCGTTGTTTTTTACTGCGGAGGAGCTTGAAGACGCGCCATGGAATGATGGGGAAATCCGGCTG
This sequence is a window from Setaria italica strain Yugu1 chromosome III, Setaria_italica_v2.0, whole genome shotgun sequence. Protein-coding genes within it:
- the LOC101778885 gene encoding pyridoxal phosphate homeostasis protein, yielding MASVAAAEGAAAALRSVLSRAQQAAARAGRAPGSVRVVAVSKTKPVPVIRGVYDAGHRCFGENYVQELIDKAPQLPEDIEWHFIGNLQSNKARALLAGVPNLDMVESVDDQKIASRLDRVVADLGRKPLKILVQVNTSGEESKFGVDPSGCVELAKHVKLNCPNLVFSGLMTIGMLDYSSTPENFKTLANCRKEVCKELGIPEEQCELSMGMSADFEQAIEMGSTNVRVGSTIFGAREYPKKN
- the LOC101778215 gene encoding double-stranded RNA-binding protein 2; the protein is MYKNQLQELAQRSCFNLPSYACIREGPDHAPRFKATVNFNGETFESPVFCSTLRQAEHAAAEVALNELSKRGPSSTLAAKVLDETGIYKNLLQETAHRAGLKLPVYTTVRSGPGHTPVFTCTVELAGKTFTGNPGKTKKQAQKNAAMAAWSELKQLPRVGEPSSSSCPSDQDDEEHEQAIVTRTLASLNLANGGKTLHQKEKQQSNNRPSSRRSYAKPNPSSYRSHLPNQAYPSVPPEQAMYHMWHQVQATQPAPRFPMVPSLGNTRFPPAAALLSMYTSPRGQFATTACQDGVGLLPCFPEAAPGLPRYFSPYPVTFVPRSPLPATVPKIHERRQDHAETVEFPDAAVFSQYGDQHKFQGKEDCTGTSASPCPRSGSSSTAHPSLQKRDPNEEKETLGSKHAEPNKSQGQQPKSSPSWVNPSIPAHGSIQRKHYTSSVQHDDPPQTSRSSLPELWSSRSPAAPRSGAAVPVNSPVSGYQQRHPWLAASVTVRTAVPVCSARPNAVNTPGEAARVRPIAQNCLDPETPRNTNNGERAPNSEL